A part of Thermococcus sp. SY098 genomic DNA contains:
- a CDS encoding geranylgeranylglycerol-phosphate geranylgeranyltransferase has product MDPKAFIEILRPHNCFVAGLVGILGSIVALGHFPEIKTAALIFAVVFLGCSAGNTINDYFDYEIDKINRPTRPLPRGAMSRKIAFWYAMLLFVVGLILAYRLNIYAFLLAVAAYSVLFIYAWKLKPLPIIGNIMVASLTGATPLYGAIAVGKIGLAGYLALCAFLVNLAREIMKDIEDIEGDKAKGAKTLPIVWGIKKSAYLASLFGIATVVASLLPLKVGIGVGYLPMVVVDGLILAAVFELLKNPTPEVAGKAQKKLKAAIYLAVFSFLLGSITTGVRL; this is encoded by the coding sequence GTGGACCCCAAAGCCTTTATCGAGATATTACGACCTCACAACTGTTTTGTAGCAGGATTAGTTGGAATATTAGGCTCCATTGTGGCATTAGGACATTTTCCCGAAATAAAAACAGCAGCGTTAATCTTTGCAGTTGTTTTTTTAGGATGCAGTGCCGGGAATACAATAAACGATTACTTCGACTATGAAATCGATAAAATCAACCGTCCTACAAGGCCCCTGCCAAGGGGGGCGATGTCGAGAAAGATCGCATTTTGGTATGCTATGCTCTTATTTGTTGTTGGGCTTATTCTGGCTTATCGGCTCAACATATATGCATTTCTTCTGGCAGTAGCAGCATACTCTGTTCTGTTTATCTACGCATGGAAACTTAAGCCATTGCCAATCATTGGGAATATAATGGTCGCAAGCCTAACCGGGGCAACACCTCTGTACGGTGCGATTGCAGTAGGCAAAATTGGGCTTGCAGGATATTTAGCATTGTGTGCATTTCTGGTGAACCTGGCAAGGGAGATTATGAAGGATATTGAGGATATCGAAGGAGACAAGGCAAAGGGAGCAAAAACTTTGCCAATTGTGTGGGGGATAAAAAAGTCGGCATATTTAGCCTCACTATTTGGAATCGCAACTGTAGTGGCATCGCTTCTACCTCTAAAAGTGGGAATTGGGGTGGGGTATCTGCCAATGGTAGTTGTCGATGGTCTGATTTTAGCTGCGGTCTTTGAGCTCTTGAAGAATCCAACACCTGAAGTGGCTGGAAAAGCTCAGAAAAAATTAAAAGCCGCAATTTACCTTGCTGTGTTTAGCTTTTTGTTAGGTTCAATCACAACGGGGGTGAGATTGTGA
- a CDS encoding Clp1/GlmU family protein, producing MSMNKARYTREVPEDRKELLNVLNEHKKPVKMMILGGVDTGKTTLATFLANELLSSGFRIAIIDSDIGQKGILPPATISLGFPEGLFESFGDIRAYKHYFVGSITPNQFFGEMIAGVKLLTDEAEKKADITIIDTTGMISGAGVELKRMKIETVKPDVIVALQKENELEPILRPFEEKVQIFRLEVSSKVRKFSREERREIRKEKWKEYFRGSNSYTVNLNHFIISGTQLFQGEEINENEKSLLEALFKWLIIHGRKIGGRYLIVKADVANIPRQVDKNVLQYIDFEKLSNLLLGMIDKDGFCVGLGILKFINFRDMKAEILTPLDEETIKKIREIRFGRIRVREDGEELGLLDRNAL from the coding sequence ATAAGCATGAATAAGGCAAGGTATACCCGAGAGGTTCCAGAGGACAGGAAGGAACTGTTGAATGTTCTAAATGAACACAAAAAACCAGTTAAGATGATGATTTTGGGCGGGGTTGATACCGGAAAAACGACATTGGCAACATTTTTAGCAAATGAGCTCCTATCATCAGGGTTCAGGATCGCAATAATAGACAGTGATATCGGACAAAAGGGCATTCTTCCACCAGCCACAATAAGTCTTGGTTTTCCAGAGGGACTGTTTGAATCCTTTGGAGATATAAGAGCATACAAGCACTACTTCGTAGGGAGCATTACTCCAAATCAGTTTTTTGGAGAGATGATTGCAGGGGTTAAGTTGCTCACGGATGAAGCAGAGAAGAAAGCAGATATAACTATTATAGATACCACAGGCATGATCAGCGGTGCAGGTGTTGAGCTCAAGAGAATGAAAATTGAAACTGTTAAGCCTGATGTAATAGTTGCATTACAGAAAGAAAATGAATTAGAGCCAATATTAAGACCATTCGAAGAGAAAGTTCAAATTTTCCGCCTTGAAGTTAGTAGCAAAGTTCGAAAATTCAGCAGAGAGGAGAGAAGGGAGATACGAAAGGAAAAGTGGAAGGAGTACTTCAGAGGCTCAAACTCATACACGGTGAATCTAAATCACTTTATTATAAGCGGGACTCAGCTTTTCCAAGGTGAAGAGATCAATGAGAACGAAAAGTCCCTTTTGGAGGCGTTGTTTAAATGGTTAATCATTCATGGAAGAAAGATTGGTGGGAGATACCTTATTGTAAAGGCAGATGTCGCTAATATCCCAAGACAGGTTGATAAGAACGTTCTGCAGTACATTGATTTTGAGAAATTAAGCAATTTACTTCTTGGAATGATTGACAAAGATGGCTTCTGTGTTGGATTGGGTATTCTGAAGTTCATAAACTTCAGGGATATGAAAGCTGAAATCTTAACACCTTTAGACGAAGAAACAATTAAAAAAATTAGGGAGATAAGATTTGGAAGGATTAGGGTCAGGGAGGATGGTGAGGAACTGGGATTATTGGACAGAAATGCCCTTTAG
- the eif2g gene encoding translation initiation factor IF-2 subunit gamma: MAKKKFKQSEVNIGMVGHVDHGKTTLTKALTGIWTDTHSEELRRGITIKIGFADAEIRRCPSCGRYSTSPICPYCGAETEFERRVSFIDSPGHEALMTTMLAGASLMDGAILVIAANEPCPRPQTREHLMALQIIGNKNIIIAQNKIELVDKEKALENYRQIKEFIKGTVAENAPIIPISALHGANVDVLIKAIEDFIPTPKRDPNKPPKMLVLRSFDVNKPGTPPEKLIGGVIGGSIVQGKLKVGDEIEIRPGVPYEEHGRIKYEPITTEIVSLQAGGRFVEEAYPGGLVGVGTKLDPFLTKGDLMAGNVVGKPGKLPPVWEELRLEVHLLERVVGTEQELKVEPIKKREVLLLNVGTARTMGLVTGLGKDEIELKLQIPVCAEVGERVAISRQVGSRWRLIGYGFIKG; encoded by the coding sequence ATGGCAAAGAAGAAGTTTAAACAATCTGAGGTTAATATAGGGATGGTTGGTCACGTTGATCACGGTAAAACGACACTAACTAAGGCTTTAACCGGAATTTGGACAGATACTCACAGTGAAGAGCTGAGAAGAGGCATCACAATTAAAATAGGCTTTGCTGATGCTGAAATTAGAAGATGTCCAAGCTGTGGGAGATATTCAACTTCTCCAATCTGCCCATACTGTGGAGCTGAAACAGAATTTGAGAGGAGAGTTTCGTTCATTGACTCCCCGGGTCACGAGGCTTTGATGACCACGATGCTTGCTGGGGCTTCTCTAATGGATGGTGCAATTCTCGTAATTGCTGCAAACGAACCCTGTCCAAGGCCGCAGACAAGAGAGCACTTGATGGCACTTCAAATTATTGGAAACAAGAACATAATAATCGCCCAGAACAAGATTGAGCTTGTTGATAAAGAGAAAGCCTTAGAGAACTACAGGCAGATTAAAGAGTTTATCAAAGGGACAGTTGCCGAAAACGCCCCGATTATTCCCATTTCAGCTCTGCATGGGGCGAACGTTGATGTTCTCATAAAGGCAATTGAAGACTTCATACCAACCCCAAAGAGAGATCCCAATAAGCCTCCAAAGATGCTTGTTTTAAGGAGCTTTGACGTCAACAAGCCAGGAACTCCTCCAGAAAAGCTTATCGGTGGCGTTATTGGAGGATCGATAGTCCAAGGAAAGCTCAAAGTTGGGGACGAAATTGAAATAAGACCGGGTGTGCCTTATGAAGAACATGGAAGGATAAAATATGAACCAATAACAACTGAGATTGTTTCTCTCCAGGCGGGAGGAAGATTTGTTGAGGAAGCTTATCCTGGTGGATTGGTAGGAGTAGGGACAAAACTTGACCCGTTCTTGACTAAAGGTGACTTAATGGCAGGAAATGTTGTTGGAAAGCCTGGAAAATTGCCCCCAGTATGGGAGGAACTCCGCTTGGAAGTTCACCTTCTTGAGAGAGTCGTTGGGACGGAGCAAGAGCTTAAGGTTGAGCCGATAAAGAAGAGGGAGGTTCTCCTCTTAAACGTTGGAACAGCGAGAACTATGGGTCTCGTCACTGGACTTGGAAAAGACGAGATTGAACTTAAACTCCAGATTCCAGTGTGTGCAGAAGTCGGAGAAAGAGTTGCAATAAGCAGACAAGTTGGTTCAAGATGGCGTTTAATTGGTTATGGATTCATCAAAGGCTGA
- a CDS encoding CARDB domain-containing protein, whose product MRRTLSIILITLILGLSFSAAVNQSFVLASTQDDKAYEDFWNILNKEAELIVELNSSTDANEIQSLALQLIQNSQNGSSNAAQISALIWQSLEELKNSGVKTYYTAEELRQMAQNISQNGLPQETVQVLKEQGWSDNEIQALQEYIARNADSINEDFNLTKFLKDFSQAFIQVAFKYNHYEAWAIEKWKWKNPEDGIASQGEAMINPLLADEWIDFYKAYYNGTLEEQLTSLNKLQSKVYSLITGSLADKEESLILSPKPIHQPVEESTTSILLPIKTSQVKNIKYLTDDALEFETWEFIGQKSENKEGCTYLYNKYNVTHYYWESPLKAYKLVREIHSLLLAKQFGNKDIELEWQLNEKISKLKDALIVIHEENTITLVPVSKSCTYPIVKLPKLPASPVLTSTSTPVTSIEDMTQEQTVQLDELALRALSIGDETELQVAGEIIVESVTPSEVEYKVKVTVKAENAQATNINIYIDGNKEYGPFDLGAGESRAITLPVGSYFTEDIPSNAQEITLSKTIKVTYTKWCNNINSVPGGEEVLSAPAGCGEEAMVIKTVSKTIQLFDAQVSVSKAIVKVNEPVEFTFTITNYMTSSKTFNLLVTAGGKSKEDTLTVPAGETKTKTLQLTFNTPGERTYYAKVDGTTYAVGTIKVEDDDSSTDSGNLTIESVELYPNPPRVGDTAEFRVKVKNTYSSSKSFTLKLKVNGSEVYSESVSLNGGKSATFKLYWTPEKVGRYVWGIMISVSWGTASYREGTVNVVSANAQFGVSLEAMPVELVGGGTVYFTVKVLNYVNSAYSIRGYVVGKDGNKVYPEDGEYFEARLPAGGNYTAYFDLPVSGIGNHTYMLYVDNYGGESHTDSVKIEVKQGNGELQQVYFVCNDLEFNWNGLEYKAKLTCKAGLYNPTDQSIEINVISIKNWDVDNYALRESIDNPWIVSYSNIINPHAAYEVIFKNTARTTFTTLERDLLGTYSLISMNYIISPKEGSDIEFTGSDIINIQQDTKDVIADASTNTILTYIGIKELVVTIRSGNALRNLWPLAVQLFRKAWGWLND is encoded by the coding sequence ATGAGGAGGACATTGAGTATCATATTAATAACTTTGATATTAGGCTTGAGCTTCAGTGCTGCAGTAAATCAAAGCTTTGTGCTGGCAAGCACTCAGGATGATAAAGCTTACGAAGACTTCTGGAATATTCTGAACAAGGAAGCTGAGTTAATTGTTGAGCTTAACTCAAGCACTGATGCTAATGAGATTCAAAGTTTGGCATTACAATTGATCCAAAATTCCCAGAATGGTTCCTCTAACGCAGCTCAAATTTCTGCATTAATCTGGCAGAGTTTGGAGGAATTGAAGAATTCTGGAGTTAAGACTTATTATACAGCAGAGGAATTAAGACAAATGGCTCAGAATATTTCTCAAAACGGCTTGCCACAGGAAACAGTGCAAGTGTTAAAGGAGCAAGGCTGGAGTGATAATGAGATACAAGCATTGCAAGAGTACATTGCTCGAAATGCTGATAGTATTAATGAAGACTTCAATCTAACAAAATTCCTCAAGGACTTTAGCCAAGCATTCATACAGGTAGCATTCAAATACAATCACTATGAAGCATGGGCAATAGAAAAATGGAAGTGGAAGAATCCAGAGGATGGGATTGCTTCTCAAGGAGAGGCCATGATAAATCCACTCTTAGCAGATGAGTGGATAGACTTCTACAAAGCGTACTACAACGGAACCTTGGAAGAACAACTAACTTCACTGAACAAGCTCCAAAGTAAAGTGTACTCACTAATAACGGGCTCTTTGGCTGATAAAGAGGAGAGTTTGATTCTTTCTCCAAAGCCTATACATCAGCCTGTAGAAGAAAGTACCACATCAATTCTTCTCCCCATTAAAACATCCCAAGTCAAGAACATTAAATACTTAACTGACGATGCATTAGAGTTTGAGACTTGGGAGTTTATCGGGCAAAAAAGTGAAAATAAGGAAGGATGCACGTATCTTTACAACAAGTACAATGTTACCCATTACTACTGGGAGTCCCCTCTTAAGGCTTATAAACTTGTTAGAGAGATTCACTCTCTGCTTTTAGCAAAACAGTTTGGAAACAAGGACATCGAATTGGAATGGCAGTTAAATGAAAAAATAAGCAAGTTGAAAGATGCTCTAATTGTTATACATGAAGAAAATACAATAACACTCGTGCCAGTGTCCAAAAGCTGTACCTACCCAATAGTTAAGTTGCCCAAGCTGCCAGCATCACCAGTATTAACCTCCACATCAACACCAGTAACATCAATCGAAGACATGACTCAAGAACAGACGGTACAGCTGGATGAGTTAGCATTAAGGGCTTTGAGCATTGGTGATGAAACTGAACTTCAAGTTGCTGGGGAGATTATTGTAGAATCAGTTACACCTTCAGAGGTTGAGTACAAAGTAAAGGTCACTGTAAAGGCTGAAAATGCTCAGGCAACAAACATCAACATTTATATCGATGGGAACAAGGAATACGGACCGTTTGACTTAGGAGCTGGGGAAAGCAGAGCAATAACTTTACCTGTAGGGAGTTACTTTACTGAGGACATTCCAAGCAATGCTCAGGAGATAACGCTCAGCAAAACCATAAAAGTCACCTACACAAAATGGTGCAACAATATAAACAGTGTCCCCGGTGGAGAGGAAGTTTTAAGCGCTCCAGCAGGCTGCGGTGAGGAGGCAATGGTTATAAAAACGGTCTCAAAAACAATTCAGCTGTTCGATGCTCAAGTTTCCGTTTCAAAGGCTATTGTGAAAGTTAATGAACCAGTAGAGTTCACCTTCACGATAACCAATTACATGACGAGTAGTAAAACGTTCAATCTGCTGGTTACTGCTGGCGGGAAATCTAAAGAGGATACACTCACAGTTCCAGCTGGCGAAACTAAAACCAAGACTTTGCAGTTAACTTTCAATACACCAGGCGAAAGAACATACTACGCAAAGGTTGATGGGACAACATATGCAGTGGGGACGATAAAGGTGGAAGATGATGACAGCAGCACAGACTCCGGCAACTTAACAATCGAAAGCGTTGAACTTTATCCAAATCCACCGAGAGTTGGTGACACTGCAGAATTTAGGGTCAAAGTTAAGAACACTTACAGCTCATCTAAGAGTTTCACGCTAAAGTTAAAAGTTAATGGTTCTGAAGTTTATAGTGAGTCTGTTTCATTGAATGGTGGAAAGAGTGCAACGTTTAAGCTTTACTGGACTCCGGAAAAAGTGGGGAGATATGTGTGGGGAATTATGATTTCGGTGTCTTGGGGGACTGCGTCTTACAGGGAGGGCACTGTAAATGTGGTTTCAGCAAATGCTCAGTTTGGTGTTAGTTTGGAGGCAATGCCAGTAGAGCTTGTGGGTGGTGGAACAGTGTACTTTACAGTTAAAGTTCTTAATTACGTGAATAGTGCGTATTCAATTAGGGGTTATGTTGTGGGTAAGGATGGGAATAAAGTCTATCCTGAAGATGGAGAATACTTTGAGGCAAGATTACCGGCTGGTGGTAATTATACAGCATACTTTGATTTACCAGTATCAGGCATTGGAAATCACACTTACATGCTTTATGTGGACAATTACGGTGGTGAAAGCCATACCGACAGTGTAAAAATAGAAGTAAAACAAGGAAACGGAGAACTACAACAAGTGTACTTTGTATGCAATGACCTAGAGTTCAACTGGAATGGCCTAGAATACAAAGCCAAATTGACTTGTAAAGCAGGATTATACAATCCTACTGACCAGTCTATAGAGATAAACGTAATTAGCATTAAAAATTGGGATGTGGACAATTATGCTCTTAGGGAGTCAATAGACAACCCATGGATTGTAAGTTACTCAAATATAATCAATCCTCATGCTGCATATGAAGTTATCTTCAAGAATACTGCCAGAACAACCTTTACAACACTAGAAAGGGATTTATTGGGAACGTATTCACTAATCTCTATGAATTATATTATCTCTCCAAAAGAGGGTAGTGATATCGAATTTACAGGAAGTGATATAATAAACATACAACAAGATACAAAGGACGTTATTGCTGATGCTAGCACAAACACAATTTTGACTTATATTGGAATTAAAGAACTTGTAGTTACCATTAGATCTGGAAATGCTTTAAGAAATCTTTGGCCTCTTGCAGTTCAACTATTCAGGAAAGCTTGGGGGTGGTTAAATGATTAA
- a CDS encoding OB-fold nucleic acid binding domain-containing protein — translation MKKRLPATRVYIKDILEGFFVKSEGDFEPNYLITKDARKVYRAKIVATVVRDPVIAEDETYGKFQVDDGTGVIWVLGFRDDTKFAKLVKKGDLVQIIGKIAEWRGDKQILVEGVSKVHPNMWILHRYETLKDKVEHIKKAKIAFEIYNTYGITAKAKVIAKNKGISEDLLETIDELYAIMIEQRAEEALEEEIFEEEEKKVDETLEEAKKAILEILRSKGDRPVSRKYIERKLQEKFEPSVIDDALRELLAEGEIYEPEIGYYKILA, via the coding sequence ATGAAGAAGCGCTTGCCCGCTACAAGGGTTTATATTAAGGACATCCTTGAGGGGTTTTTTGTTAAAAGTGAAGGTGACTTTGAGCCAAATTATCTGATCACAAAAGATGCGAGAAAAGTTTATAGGGCTAAAATAGTTGCAACGGTTGTAAGAGATCCTGTAATAGCGGAAGATGAAACGTACGGAAAGTTCCAGGTTGATGACGGTACTGGTGTAATATGGGTTCTGGGATTCAGAGACGATACAAAGTTTGCCAAGCTTGTTAAGAAAGGCGACTTAGTGCAGATTATTGGGAAGATTGCAGAGTGGAGGGGAGATAAACAGATTTTGGTTGAGGGGGTTTCAAAGGTTCACCCGAATATGTGGATACTCCACCGGTATGAGACGCTGAAAGATAAGGTGGAGCATATAAAGAAGGCTAAAATTGCATTTGAGATTTACAACACCTATGGTATAACAGCTAAGGCAAAGGTAATCGCAAAGAACAAGGGGATAAGCGAAGATCTGCTTGAGACCATTGATGAACTCTATGCAATAATGATTGAGCAAAGGGCAGAGGAAGCCTTAGAGGAGGAAATATTTGAGGAAGAAGAGAAAAAAGTTGACGAAACACTTGAAGAAGCTAAAAAAGCTATACTCGAAATACTCAGATCAAAGGGTGACAGACCCGTCTCGAGGAAGTACATAGAAAGAAAACTGCAGGAGAAATTTGAACCAAGCGTCATTGACGATGCCCTTAGAGAGCTTCTTGCAGAAGGAGAGATCTATGAACCTGAAATTGGCTACTACAAGATTTTGGCATGA
- a CDS encoding ribonucleoside-triphosphate reductase — protein MIFENIFKENLERNELWLIITFKTPYGPGETMDLMVKELEKLGWKIKFKANWWTADVPYGLIRIDATHNGKEKIILGKWILGDKCRVIKVDNAGIEAGKEEFFRMVDSITSTLIYDPVIRTMREQY, from the coding sequence GTGATTTTTGAAAATATCTTTAAGGAGAATCTTGAGAGAAATGAGCTGTGGCTCATAATTACTTTCAAAACTCCTTATGGTCCGGGAGAAACAATGGATCTCATGGTAAAGGAGCTTGAAAAGCTTGGATGGAAGATAAAATTCAAAGCTAACTGGTGGACTGCAGATGTCCCATATGGGCTCATAAGGATTGATGCAACACACAACGGAAAGGAGAAGATAATCCTTGGAAAATGGATCCTCGGGGATAAGTGCAGGGTTATCAAAGTAGACAATGCAGGAATCGAAGCAGGAAAGGAAGAATTCTTCAGAATGGTTGACAGTATCACATCAACACTAATCTATGACCCTGTCATAAGAACCATGAGAGAGCAGTACTAA
- the engB gene encoding GTP-binding protein EngB — MIIFVGRSNVGKSTLIYRLTGKKVKRGKKPGVTRKPIEIIWRNKRVIDMPGFGFMSGIPRHVQERIKTDIVRFIEEHADEIEVAVLVIDGKSALEIIERWERRGEIPIDVEFFQFLQELNIPTVVAVNKLDKIRNVSLTINKLIEKFGLSGTWEDYKELFVPVSAKFGTNIEELRKVIDKKIREFQERRE, encoded by the coding sequence ATGATAATCTTTGTGGGACGTTCAAATGTTGGTAAAAGCACGCTGATTTATAGACTCACAGGAAAAAAGGTGAAGAGGGGCAAGAAACCCGGCGTTACAAGGAAGCCCATTGAAATTATTTGGAGAAATAAAAGAGTAATCGACATGCCAGGCTTTGGTTTCATGAGCGGGATTCCAAGACATGTTCAAGAGCGAATAAAAACAGATATTGTGCGGTTTATTGAGGAGCACGCAGATGAAATTGAAGTGGCAGTGTTGGTCATTGATGGTAAAAGTGCCTTAGAAATCATTGAAAGATGGGAGAGGAGGGGAGAAATTCCAATAGATGTGGAATTCTTTCAGTTCTTACAAGAGCTCAATATTCCAACAGTAGTTGCCGTCAACAAGCTTGATAAGATAAGAAATGTAAGCCTGACAATCAATAAACTGATAGAGAAATTTGGACTAAGCGGTACTTGGGAAGACTATAAAGAACTTTTTGTCCCAGTATCTGCCAAATTTGGGACAAACATAGAAGAACTTAGAAAAGTTATAGATAAAAAAATCAGAGAGTTTCAAGAACGACGTGAGTAA
- a CDS encoding preprotein translocase subunit Sec61beta, with protein MAKEKTTLPPTGAGLMRFFDEDTKAIKISPRGAIALVLIFIAIEILLHVFGTQLLG; from the coding sequence ATGGCAAAAGAGAAGACAACCCTTCCGCCAACCGGTGCAGGTTTAATGAGATTCTTTGATGAAGATACAAAGGCAATAAAGATAAGCCCAAGAGGAGCAATTGCCCTTGTGCTGATATTCATAGCGATTGAGATACTTTTACACGTGTTTGGAACTCAGCTCCTCGGCTAA
- a CDS encoding 30S ribosomal protein S6e: MVTFKLVISDPKSGIAKQVEISGAEAEKLIGKRIGDEISAKELKLDLSAIFGKEIPADAKLLIRGGTDKDGFPMRPDVHGPRRVKILLSKGPGFRPKEKGERRKKTVRGNTISPEIAQINVKLIY, translated from the coding sequence ATGGTTACGTTTAAGCTTGTTATCTCCGATCCAAAGAGTGGGATTGCAAAGCAGGTTGAGATTAGTGGTGCAGAAGCAGAAAAGCTGATCGGTAAAAGAATAGGTGACGAGATTTCAGCGAAAGAACTTAAGCTTGACTTAAGTGCAATCTTTGGAAAAGAAATTCCAGCAGATGCAAAGCTCCTCATCAGAGGAGGAACTGATAAGGATGGTTTCCCCATGAGGCCAGATGTTCATGGGCCAAGAAGAGTTAAGATTTTGCTTTCAAAGGGTCCGGGCTTTAGACCCAAGGAAAAAGGCGAGAGAAGGAAGAAGACAGTCAGGGGCAATACTATTAGTCCCGAGATTGCTCAAATTAATGTTAAGTTAATCTACTGA
- a CDS encoding inorganic diphosphatase produces MNPFHDLEPGPEVPEVVYALIEIPKGSRNKYELDKKTGLIKLDRVLYSPFYYPVDYGIIPQTWYDDDDPFDIMVIMREPTYPGVLIEARPIGLFKMIDSGDKDYKVLAVPVEDPYFNDWKDISDVPKAFLDEIAHFFRRYKELQGKEIIVEGWENAEKAKQEILRAIELYKEKFGKKE; encoded by the coding sequence ATGAATCCGTTCCATGATTTAGAGCCAGGACCAGAGGTTCCAGAAGTTGTTTACGCATTGATTGAGATCCCAAAGGGGAGCAGAAACAAGTACGAGCTTGATAAAAAAACAGGTTTAATAAAGCTTGATAGAGTCCTTTACAGCCCATTTTACTACCCAGTTGACTATGGAATCATTCCACAGACATGGTATGATGACGATGACCCATTTGATATCATGGTTATCATGAGAGAGCCCACTTATCCTGGAGTTCTTATAGAGGCAAGACCAATCGGTCTGTTTAAGATGATTGACAGCGGAGACAAGGATTACAAAGTCTTGGCAGTTCCCGTAGAAGACCCATACTTCAACGACTGGAAAGATATAAGCGATGTTCCAAAAGCATTCCTTGATGAGATTGCTCATTTCTTCAGAAGATACAAGGAGCTACAAGGAAAGGAGATTATCGTTGAGGGGTGGGAAAACGCAGAAAAAGCAAAACAGGAAATCTTAAGAGCTATTGAGCTTTACAAAGAGAAATTTGGAAAGAAGGAGTGA
- a CDS encoding nucleotide-binding protein, with protein sequence MRKAWLVVPDTNFLLVPGQFGVDIISELNRILDIKFEIVVPNIVLDELNVIERKAKGKDLMAVRMAKKLAERFRVVEIGKFGEKSTDEQIYEFAVKNPNVIICTNDKLLKKKLRERGIPVVYLRQKKILELEGMLE encoded by the coding sequence ATGAGAAAGGCCTGGCTTGTTGTTCCCGACACAAACTTTCTTTTAGTTCCCGGTCAGTTTGGCGTTGATATAATCAGTGAGCTTAATCGAATTCTTGATATTAAGTTTGAGATTGTTGTTCCGAACATAGTTTTGGATGAACTTAACGTTATAGAGCGCAAAGCTAAAGGAAAAGACCTTATGGCTGTTAGAATGGCTAAAAAGCTCGCTGAGAGGTTTAGGGTTGTTGAAATTGGAAAATTTGGGGAGAAGTCGACTGATGAGCAGATTTATGAGTTCGCTGTAAAAAATCCTAATGTTATCATTTGCACGAACGATAAGCTCCTTAAAAAGAAGCTCAGGGAAAGAGGAATCCCCGTTGTTTATCTCAGACAAAAGAAGATTCTTGAGCTTGAGGGTATGTTGGAATGA
- a CDS encoding Lrp/AsnC family transcriptional regulator has product MMEEKVSLTTRQIELLRKLYKEGKTIEVHTVEKTQDELAEELGITRQALSNHLKVLKELGYIRTGRGFIDLTGKALELLGERKGDVFVFVKIEPTKRKHVYDAIRKLKVRRIYRVTGDIDLIVEADKTKLDEILEEIASLDGVKETITHVVLETL; this is encoded by the coding sequence ATGATGGAGGAAAAAGTTTCACTTACCACTCGACAAATCGAGCTTTTAAGGAAGCTTTACAAAGAGGGCAAGACAATCGAGGTTCATACAGTTGAAAAAACTCAGGACGAGCTTGCAGAGGAGCTTGGAATTACAAGACAAGCGCTGAGTAACCACCTTAAGGTTTTGAAGGAACTTGGCTATATAAGAACTGGAAGGGGCTTTATAGATCTTACAGGAAAGGCTTTAGAATTGCTTGGTGAAAGAAAGGGAGATGTTTTTGTCTTTGTTAAGATAGAACCGACAAAGAGAAAGCATGTCTATGATGCAATAAGAAAGCTTAAAGTCAGGCGTATTTACAGGGTTACAGGTGATATTGACCTGATTGTTGAGGCAGATAAGACAAAACTTGACGAAATCCTTGAGGAAATTGCCTCCTTGGACGGGGTAAAAGAGACAATTACTCACGTCGTTCTTGAAACTCTCTGA